Proteins co-encoded in one Yamadazyma tenuis chromosome 1, complete sequence genomic window:
- the RPS13 gene encoding 40S ribosomal protein uS15 (EggNog:ENOG503P1R2; BUSCO:EOG0926514P; COG:J) — MGRMHSNGKGMSSSATPYSRNAPSWFKLSSDDVIEQIFKYARKGLTPSQIGVILRDAHGVTASKVVTGNKILRILKSNGLAPEIPEDLYYLIRKAVAIRKHLERNRKDKDSKFRLILIESRIHRLARYYRTVAVLPPNWKYESATASTLVN, encoded by the exons ATGGGTCGTATGCATTCAAAT GGTAAGGGTATGTCTTCCTCAGCTACCCCATATTCTAGAAACGCTCCTTCTTGGTTCAAATTGTCTTCTGACGACgttattgaacaaatcttcaagtacgCCAGAAAGGGTTTGACTCCATCTCAAATTGGTGTTATTTTAAGAGATGCCCATGGTGTTACCGCCTCCAAGGTTGTCACTGGtaacaagatcttgagaaTTTTGAAGTCCAACGGTTTGGCCCCAGAAATCCCAGAAGACTTGTACTACTTGATCAGAAAGGCTGTTGCCATCAGAAAGCACTTGGAAAGAAACAGAAAGGACAAGGACTCTAAGTTTagattgattttgatcGAATCTAGAATCCACAGATTGGCCAGATACTACAGAACCGTCGCTGTCTTGCCTCCTAACTGGAAGTACGAATCTGCCACCGCTTCTACTTTGGTTAACTAG
- a CDS encoding uncharacterized protein (COG:W; BUSCO:EOG09265I60; EggNog:ENOG503P2XX): MSTNLYTFASPTLSGIQKFRFSSARAPGMQAIIYIIDKSSYEVKREDEDQVITSIEELEEELPPNAPRFVILSYPYKTRDGRSVSPLVMLYWKPATCGQQSKMLYAGALELFRDKAGVSKLVSIEDEEELGSIQDLIQ, from the exons TCCACAAACCTTTATACATTTGCTTCTCCGACGTTATCGGGAATCCAAAAATTCCGGTTTTCCAGTGCCCGGGCACCTGGAATGCAAGCCATTATAT ACATAATCGATAAGTCCTCATACGAAGTCAAGAGGGAAGACGAAGACCAAGTCATAACTAGTatcgaagagttggaagaagaattgcCTCCTAATGCTCCTAGATTTGTTATCTTGTCTTATCCTTATAAAACCAGAGATGGAAGGTCTGTGTCTcctttggtgatgttgtaCTGGAAGCCAGCTACTTGTGGCCAGCAAAGCAAGATGTTGTACGCTGGAGCCCTTGAATTGTTCCGTGATAAAGCTGGAGTTTCCAAACTAGTGCTGATTGAGGATGAGGAGGAGCTTGGCCTGATACAAGACCTTATCCAGTAA